From Monomorium pharaonis isolate MP-MQ-018 chromosome 9, ASM1337386v2, whole genome shotgun sequence, the proteins below share one genomic window:
- the LOC118647253 gene encoding uncharacterized protein LOC118647253 → MPLRRAPPASDNIEIDDKHLRERFVTQKTYLDHCAQSYSRAADYGFKGPAGPQRGIVWWPSHFHNGSHLSSPALSTALVSLPPFPLRSFLPSSRRARGPLTRPSDGISLPDGSHPSPFRARNLELPLASRIALLFVSPSSTRLDPNRRLFSLFGRGLNRIRRDIRRALIVRRARVCMCVYVCVCGHTLNVDEILLIPSVQSCLLGITKEMEMRCKSLGVMNRNYELTNIAYLIIHFRELLREFFFGLLHFPLRRLNCSLVPFSPRDSSACLYIFRRHIYFELHSYESIATPYRIRLLASPFAFSRPTEPERLVAQGVRRC, encoded by the coding sequence ATGCCCCTGCGGCGAGCGCCACCCGCATcagataatattgaaattgatGATAAACATTTACGGGAGCGTTTTGTTACACAGAAAACATATTTGGATCATTGTGCGCAGTCATATAGCCGCGCGGCAGATTATGGATTCAAGGGCCCGGCCGGGCCCCAGAGAGGCATTGTCTGGTGGCCCTCTCATTTCCATAACGGGTCTCATCTCTCTTCCCCTGCTCTTTCCACTGCCCTCGTATCTCTTCCCCCCTTTCCCCTTcgttccttccttccttcgtCGCGGCGAGCTAGGGGGCCCTTAACTCGCCCTTCCGACGGCATCTCGCTACCCGATGGGTCCCACCCTTCCCCCTTCCGTGCTCGAAATCTCGAGCTACCGCTCGCTAGTCGAATCGCATTGCTCTTTGTGAGTCCGAGCTCGACTCGACTCGATCCCAATCGCCGATTGTTTTCTCTCTTTGGCCGTGGCTTAAATCGTATTCGAAGGGACATTCGGAGGGCCCTCATTGTGCGCCGCGCACgagtgtgtatgtgtgtgtatgtgtgtgtgtgtggccacACGTTAAATGTCGACGAGATATTATTAATCCCTTCGGTCCAAAGTTGCCTGCTCGGGATTACAAAGGAGATGGAAATGCGTTGTAAATCACTTGGAGTCATGAATAGAAATTATGAACTCACTAACATCGCGTATCTTATTATCCATTTCCGGGAACTTCTTCGCGAGTTCTTCTTTGGATTATTACATTTCCCATTGCGCCGCCTAAATTGCAGCCTTGTACCTTTTTCCCCCCGAGACTCCTCTGCATGCCTATATATTTTCCGCCGTCACATCTACTTCGAATTACACTCTTACGAGAGTATCGCGACGCCGTATCGCATCCGCCTTCTCGCGTCGCCGTTCGCATTTTCACGGCCAACTGAGCCGGAGCGGCTCGTAGCCCAGGGGGTCCGCCGCTGCTAA